The DNA sequence AAGTTAATAGTGTGGTAACTAGTCACTTATAATCTCTCCCCTCATACATTGTTTTCAATagtctattattatttttctcatcTAACTACTTTTGTACCAGTGTGTTTCTAGTTTATTTCTAGTTTATGTTTATCTGAAACTATCCTTTTAGATATCAATAATAATGCTATATGAgtaatttattctaatattGTGATATTGcttctgtattttttttttttttcaaaaaggcCATTAACATGCTATTCGAAAGAAATATTAACATATGTGGATATATGCCAGTTATATCTAAAGGGAAAAaagttatgtatatatatatatatacatatatattattgTGATATTGcttctttatatattttttttcaaagaagAGATTAGCATGCTATTTTAAGTAATATTATATATACACGTCTTGTTTTTCTTAGTTAtctaaattttcttatttattaaatatttttgtacCTCACTTCATTCTGGCATCCCTATGCCTTAACGCATTGCACCTAAGCTCCAGGAACCCTCCCCGCTTTAGTGTGCCTTGGGCCCTTGAGCCTTCAATAGCTATGCTGGTGACATGGCAAGGCAGTTCATTTGGGTTTGAATGCAAAATTCAGGTCTCCTAAATCAATATTCACATGTTTAAACCCTCTCGGTTTGTTTGATGActaacattaaattaaaaaataggacATTCTTATCAACAATGAAAATTGACAGTCAATCACTCTGAAGATATTAGAGATACTATTTGCAATTTGCTTTCTAAAAATTTCCCAAATAATGCTATAAATAACAGAGAACCTTGTCAGAAAATTCAAATGCATACCTCACTTTAAAGAAATACTTTGGGGTTCGGAAAGGGATGTGCAACCATTCAGTGATAGTCTTCAACACAAGCTGGAAACCATCCTTAATAATGCGAGTTAGAATCTCTTCATTTTGCACTCCCTTTGACTCGTTTTGTAAGCTACCAATAACAGAAACAGCATATTTGCAAGCATTAAGAATATCTCTTACTTCACCACCAGCATTTAATATTTGATTCCTAGTCTGCAAGTGAAAACAGTTTTTGGACTGTCCACTGACCTCTAAAAGCAGAGATAAATTATAACAGATCTCCTGGTCTACAAGCGACAACCGCAAAGCTAAATCTTGTATTAACAATCCCTGTAAATAGTTCATTGAGCTTTCCAGATCACGTAGAACTAAATTTACATGGTCAGGCAAGTTTGAAAAGTAAAGAGCAAATCCACTTGTGAAAGCCAGTAGTGAACAACCCAACGCTAGTGCTGAAATAATTTTTGAACTTCTCCTGTCCATGCCAATGAAAGACATTGCAATGAGATCAAATTCTTGTGCTAGACTCTTCCATTGAAATGATATTTGAGTAATTTGCCGCAAACAGTCAAGACATTTAACTGTAACACTTGTATCAACCTGTCCATTGTTGCTAATACTGACCTGGGTAAGTGGAATGGTACCCAGAACTTTAAGTCCATCCACCACAGTTCTAAGGACCTTCCGTCTCATAACCAAAAACCATCTCTGGAAACAACATGATTTTCCCAACATGGCAATGGATTTTAATGTTTCCCCAGATGAGCAAATACCATTATAAGCCCCAACAAGCACTTCAGTACAACAAGGCTCACTTATATTCCCAACAGCACCTTGGCCAACTTCAGCAAGACTATCCCCAAAAAATGTGATGTGAAATTCTTTAACCTTTAGCAAATCTATTAGCTTCCTCCTGAGATTTGGAAAGAGGGAGAGTAGAATTTTCCCCTCAGACACAGCAAATTGAGCTAATGCTTTTAACCAATACGAACAGGAATCAGAGTAAACCTTACCTATTAGTTGCCCAAATACAAATGCAGCAGTGACCCATGCTCCCTGATATGCTGCATATGTCCCAGCTTTGTACACAGGCCAGTTATCCCTCTCTGCTAACATTTTCTCTACATGCTCAAGTGAGAAAACTTCATGCTTACCCAAATGATTACAAAGTGAGATACCCAAATTTCTACCAACACGACAAGGTTCCTCGCTGTTTCTGACCACGCAACCCCAGATAACTTGAGAGTGCAACAGTATAGAGTAGATGAGATATATATAGTGATCACATAGATTGCAACTCTGCACCTGCCCAACCAATAACTTAAATTTATCATGTAATTCAGCACTAATGGCGCCAGCTTCATTGAGATTCTCAATGCAAGTTAGAGGAAACTGGAGGACATTATATGCAAGACTTAAACTAATATGCTTGCTCTTTTGTACCCTAAAATCTATTTGCTCATACTCTGATACACCTGCTTGCCTTGAAGTCATGATGTTGTCATGCACATCCACAAGACATTCTACAAATGATCCAAATTTTTGCAGCACCAAGATACCTAGATCTGGATGTTTTCCAACTAAAGAAAGAAGAACATTGAGCAGGCTCTGAAATTCCTGAGATAATTTAGAATTATTCTGACAACCTTCCAACAGTGGCTTCAACAGAAAAATGATCTGATCCATAATTACTGAGATGATCCTCATAGGCAGAGAAAAGAAACAATCCCCATCAGATCCTACTTGTCTTCTTTCCTTGAGTCTTGTTGATATATCCACAAGAACATGAATTGCTAGCACGCTTTCTGACATTATAGGTGACTGAGCTTCTTTCTCAATAATGTTCAACAGATTGGTAAAATCAAGCATTTCGTCACAAGAAAGTTCAGGGAGTCCACATACTAGAGTCTGCAAATTGAATAGCATGATTcaataactattaaattaaacaaCACTAATCTACAAATTCATGAGATCAGTTAAGAAAGGGCCACCTGCAAGATTTGTAAGGCTTCACATTTCATGACTGATGGAAGTTCGATTTCATCTAATGTTCTGAGTAATGTTCTGATTACATGTGTACTAACAGAAGAGTAACAAACTCCTTTCCTATATACGAAATTAAGGCACCTTAATGCTGTTTCTCGCAATCTCAAAGTTCTCTCTTGGCTGAGAAAAAACAAAAGTACGTCCACCTGCATCAAGAAAGAAAAACTTGCAACTTGAGAAAATAGAACAAGCTCTTGCCCAATGAAAATCAATATATCACATCAGAAGATCAGAACAGATACCTGTTCAGAAAGAAGAAGGGTTGATTTAGCAGCAAGTTTTGAGAGGGAAATCAGTATTGCAACCAAAAAGTCATCTTCTGAAGAATCTAATACCagcttgagtcctatctgcaaTTTCATAATagcaaaattttataataccaTAGAAACCGATCAGAAATGTTCAACAATCATAATAAATggtttaaactaaattaattctGGTGCATGATGtgatttttctataaaatttacTTGACACTTGTCTATATGTCAAGTTTTCCAATTAACCTATCTAGTAAATCCTGAAAAAACTAAAGGTGTGCATGGCCCATAGAATGCTACAGACTCCAAAATCATTACAATGCTAGATTCAAAGTTTGCAGTTTCCCGTCCATATCAAGCTGGAACTTCCCAAGATAACAAAAAATGGTTCTTCAAATTTGCAACTGAAGTTTGGCTGAATTACAAACACATCTCTGAGTAACACTATTATTAACAATTTGATCCCTTTATTATCAGAAACTCATTAGGTATCCCTAAGTTTTGATTCCATTAACCAATTTCATCTCTCCATCCATTTAGTTGTTAATATTTAAAGAGGAAAAAAGATGAAAgtgttaataatagcaaaatCAGAGAAATTTACTTGAAATTCAATGGATTATGTTGGAATATACTTGGAAAATTGGATGAATTGACTAAAATGTCTAGTAGGAAGTAAAAGTTGAGAAagtttaatgagttttttaaaatacaagGAACAACTTGTTAATGATGGAAATATCTAGGGATGTTTTTGTAGATCTCCCTACAAGTTACTTTGAAGCTTACATACAGGAGAAAAATTATCTAGAAACATTAAGACGTGGGGATGGGGTTTTGGCCTACAACACATTAGACAAGTACCCCACCTTTTTTTGCTTTGTTGTCAGAAAGATTGCAGGAATTCATATACCTCCATGTAAGCAATATGTGATCTTCAATGTTTAGTTTGAAACTTTGGATAGCAAACCTTACACAATTAAATCTTATCCGCAGTGCATAACATTTAAATGTCATGTCATAAAGAAATATTTCATATCCTAAAAGCAATAAAGCATACATCTTGTCTTCTTAAAGCAATAAAGCGTTaaatcttttcttcttcattaataaataatttaactgaTTAATTGACATTGATTTCTAATcacattaaaattaaagaaaatgaagagggggggggggagggaagacagagagagagagagagagagagaaatagtGTTGTGGATGCCTTCAAAGgatgaaaagaaaatgaagagggggggggggggggggggagggaagacagagagagagagagagagagaaatagtGTTGTGGATGCCTTCAAAGGAAGAAGATACTAGCGCCGTAAGAAGATGGATTAGCAGCAGTACAGCAGTAGAGATATGTTTCAAGCTGATGCGTTCCAAAAGTTATGCTTTCAAGATTAACGGATGGGGATAAGGGGATAGATAGGATTTTACACTTATTTTTATCCTTAGCTTTATCTTCAGTTCTACCTTGAAAATTAGTTTACTATTATCTGCAGTAGGATTTGAATTGTTCTTTTAATTTAGACTTATGATGTATTCAAGACTCCACTATATATAAGGGTGACCGGTATtcagttcaaaccgaaaaaatcgaccaaaccgaattaattcaaaaattcgatttgattttttattcatttcaattcaatttgatttttaattttataaattttgattatttcagttcgattcgattttgatcagaaaaaaatcaaaaaaatcaaaccgattaatgataataatatattatttttgataatatagagagattaaatatttcaattaaattttagaatactaaaactaaagtgtaaaaaataaaaagcccaTTAAAAAATCCAACCGATTAAACCAAACCGAATTGAACCAAATCAGATCAGTTCGATTCAAATCGATCTCTACAaaaatcgattcaattcaatttttataaatactaaaactttaattttttatttattcagtttggtttgatcttgaaccgaaccgaccgaatgagtTAGGAGttcttaatttaataaaaattatcagcTAAATTATTTACAAATCACTTGTGAATTGAGATTCCTTCTAAAAAGTCTTGAGATGTCAAAAACTCCCTCTACCGAGCTCCTATTTCTATTAATTCAGCATCATAGCATCATAGGGTCAGCAAGGTGAGGACGTAACCGGAACAAAACAAGGAGACTAGCGAAGGAAGTGATTTCTCCATCAATCATCCAGTGACTAGATCTTTAGCTTGTGAGCATAACAAATTGGTACCGTTACTGATTGTCATGGGAGATCCAAGAGAAGAACTCAAATCCCTATTCTAAAAAGCGCAATTACTGACAGAAGCAAGAGTGGCGCAGGCAAAGACAAAAATGGAGGCTAGAGTGCAGCAATCTGAAGCACGTTTGGAAGCACAATTGCAAAATTTGTCGAAACAATTGCAGGAATTTTTTAGCCCTACTCAAGGGAAAGAAATTGACAGGTCTTCTGGAAGCAGCAGTAATCCTATGAATTCAAATAACATGGCTGAAGAAGGTGGTGAAATACAGAAAAAGTATTTACTACCTTccatctaaaaaatattttgtcagtatggatgttacgTTTAGAGAGAGACTGAACCTTATTTCAATACTATCCCATCAACTTTTCAGGGGAAGGACAATGAGAGAGAACGGATGATTCCTTATCCTATAATTTTAACTTTAGAGCGTTTTATTCAAGAAGAGACTACTGTATAGGGAAAACTATTGGTGATTAGGAAAAGATAATTAGTCGTTTGGATAAATCAAATTTAAGAAGATATTGAAGAAAATATACAACAGAAGCAGAAAGTCATTGTGCAACCTACTCAGTGTCAtgaatcttcctcttctccgtcTGGTGAGTCAACTCTAAACCATGAGCTCATTGATAATCTAAATAAACCAATTGTTCAAAGAAAAAGAGTTAGGTCTTACATAAAACACTCTATTTCTAACTCTCTCTCTTATGATTCTTTATCTCCATCCTATAGGGCCTTTGTCTTATCTATTTTCTCTATGTCTAATCCTGTGGAATTAGAAGGAAGCTCTCAAAGATTCTAATTGGAAGGGAGAAATGTGATAGGAATCCAGCTACAACTCTAGGGGCATATTGGGTATACACTAGAAGAGGTAAAGCTGCCAAGAGAATCACTCTTGggaatcaagaaaaaggaagggaCACATCATCACCAAGTTAGTTAGGAAATGTCAGTATAAATAGTATGTATGAGGAGAGCGGGACATCTTTTCTAATCCATTGTATTAGCAGAATTTCCTCTGCTCGGGCTTGTAACTGGCCTACGCCCACTAATGTTAAGGGTGTTAGAGGATTCTTGGGTCTAAAAGGGTACTATTGGCATTTTATCGCTGGATATGGACAAATTGCTCAGCCGTTGACTGAATTACTAAAGAAAGAATCACAGGGGGCCTTTGTGTGGACTCCAAAAGCACAAGAGTCCTTTGAACACTTGAAATCAGCAGTCACCTCATCCCCAGTTTTGGCTATGCCGGATTTCTCCAAGGAATTTGTAGTTGAAACAAACGCTTCAATTCAGGTATGGGGGCGTGCTGATGCAACAAATTCAACCCTTGGCTTTTTTCAGTAAAGCCACCAGCGACCTCACCTTATCCAGATAAGCTTATAAGAATGACGTAATGGCTCTGGTTCTGGCCATTCGACATTGGCGCCCCTATTTGATTGGCAGAAGGTTCACGGTGCGAACCGATCAACAAAGTCTGCGACATCTGCTACACCAAGAGGTTTCAACACCGGCAGAGCAATATTGGGCGGCAAAAATTATGGGGTATGATTTTATAATTGAATACAAGGCTG is a window from the Manihot esculenta cultivar AM560-2 chromosome 16, M.esculenta_v8, whole genome shotgun sequence genome containing:
- the LOC110603696 gene encoding uncharacterized protein LOC110603696 isoform X2; the protein is MAIRIAGVRLFAKMGCSYSIATRAHKIGLKLVLDSSEDDFLVAILISLSKLAAKSTLLLSEQVDVLLFFLSQERTLRLRETALRCLNFVYRKGVCYSSVSTHVIRTLLRTLDEIELPSVMKCEALQILQTLVCGLPELSCDEMLDFTNLLNIIEKEAQSPIMSESVLAIHVLVDISTRLKERRQVGSDGDCFFSLPMRIISVIMDQIIFLLKPLLEGCQNNSKLSQEFQSLLNVLLSLVGKHPDLGILVLQKFGSFVECLVDVHDNIMTSRQAGVSEYEQIDFRVQKSKHISLSLAYNVLQFPLTCIENLNEAGAISAELHDKFKLLVGQVQSCNLCDHYIYLIYSILLHSQVIWGCVVRNSEEPCRVGRNLGISLCNHLGKHEVFSLEHVEKMLAERDNWPVYKAGTYAAYQGAWVTAAFVFGQLIGKVYSDSCSYWLKALAQFAVSEGKILLSLFPNLRRKLIDLLKVKEFHITFFGDSLAEVGQGAVGNISEPCCTEVLVGAYNGICSSGETLKSIAMLGKSCCFQRWFLVMRRKVLRTVVDGLKVLGTIPLTQVSISNNGQVDTSVTVKCLDCLRQITQISFQWKSLAQEFDLIAMSFIGMDRRSSKIISALALGCSLLAFTSGFALYFSNLPDHVNLVLRDLESSMNYLQGLLIQDLALRLSLVDQEICYNLSLLLEVSGQSKNCFHLQTRNQILNAGGEVRDILNACKYAVSVIGSLQNESKGVQNEEILTRIIKDGFQLVLKTITEWLHIPFRTPKYFFKVRPCVGSELIAFGGDSRNSNELTVLQGFHLSVNLCVQLRNVPPKLIVGMTKLYCVLCSSASFQEPKSSAETGGQMQLDYEDWEVPGMIFMNEKLWHHVIEHAKKTDKCKRGRDYETSSNDGIVYRFVCFELNDRGQGFSSCLLDVSDFPVGSYRIKWHSCCIDDQGSYWSLLPLNAGPVFTIQNPSVVN
- the LOC110603696 gene encoding uncharacterized protein LOC110603696 isoform X1, translating into MKRTSAVCAMEWSIELEMALRSKKSGQAVKAIQQIGSRLQQWSREPKPTMAVYNMFDLVLGEDRLFANTILLRLADAFRLGDKDTRLSVVRVFLSVFRNSYKEKKGKQYEGILSKARIDNQMELLKRVKLVFDTGDVESRALSLILFGCWGDFAKDSANIRYLILSSLVSSEILEVKASLFAAGCFCDLAADFASVALEILLNVVISPSTSMAIRIAGVRLFAKMGCSYSIATRAHKIGLKLVLDSSEDDFLVAILISLSKLAAKSTLLLSEQVDVLLFFLSQERTLRLRETALRCLNFVYRKGVCYSSVSTHVIRTLLRTLDEIELPSVMKCEALQILQTLVCGLPELSCDEMLDFTNLLNIIEKEAQSPIMSESVLAIHVLVDISTRLKERRQVGSDGDCFFSLPMRIISVIMDQIIFLLKPLLEGCQNNSKLSQEFQSLLNVLLSLVGKHPDLGILVLQKFGSFVECLVDVHDNIMTSRQAGVSEYEQIDFRVQKSKHISLSLAYNVLQFPLTCIENLNEAGAISAELHDKFKLLVGQVQSCNLCDHYIYLIYSILLHSQVIWGCVVRNSEEPCRVGRNLGISLCNHLGKHEVFSLEHVEKMLAERDNWPVYKAGTYAAYQGAWVTAAFVFGQLIGKVYSDSCSYWLKALAQFAVSEGKILLSLFPNLRRKLIDLLKVKEFHITFFGDSLAEVGQGAVGNISEPCCTEVLVGAYNGICSSGETLKSIAMLGKSCCFQRWFLVMRRKVLRTVVDGLKVLGTIPLTQVSISNNGQVDTSVTVKCLDCLRQITQISFQWKSLAQEFDLIAMSFIGMDRRSSKIISALALGCSLLAFTSGFALYFSNLPDHVNLVLRDLESSMNYLQGLLIQDLALRLSLVDQEICYNLSLLLEVSGQSKNCFHLQTRNQILNAGGEVRDILNACKYAVSVIGSLQNESKGVQNEEILTRIIKDGFQLVLKTITEWLHIPFRTPKYFFKVRPCVGSELIAFGGDSRNSNELTVLQGFHLSVNLCVQLRNVPPKLIVGMTKLYCVLCSSASFQEPKSSAETGGQMQLDYEDWEVPGMIFMNEKLWHHVIEHAKKTDKCKRGRDYETSSNDGIVYRFVCFELNDRGQGFSSCLLDVSDFPVGSYRIKWHSCCIDDQGSYWSLLPLNAGPVFTIQNPSVVN